In a genomic window of Sporosarcina trichiuri:
- the typA gene encoding translational GTPase TypA, whose protein sequence is MTTLRNDIRNIAIIAHVDHGKTTLVDQLLKQSGIFRSNEHVDERAMDSNELERERGITILAKNTAIEYEGTKINILDTPGHADFGGEVERILKMVDGVVLVVDAFEGCMPQTRFVLKKALEIDLKPIVVVNKIDREFARPEEVVDEVLELFIELDANDDQLEFPVVFASGFNGTASLSPDPADQEDTLKVLYDAILNKIPAPVDNRDEPLQFQVSLLDYSDYMGRIGIGRVFRGTMKVGQQVSVMKRDGSVKNFRVTKMFGFLGLKRIEIQEAYAGDLIAISGMDDLDVGETVCPTDHQEALPLLHVDEPTLQMKFLVNNSPFAGREGKWVTSRKIEERLEQQLETDVSLRVDPTDSPDAWIVSGRGELHLSILIENMRREGFELQVSKPEVIVKTIDGQRCEPVENVQIDVPEEYTGAVIESMGERKGEMLDMVNNGNGQVRLTFLVPARGLIGYSTDFLTLTRGYGILNHSFAEYKPMSAEKVGGRRNGVLVSMENGKVTAYSIMQLEDRGTMFVEAGTDIYAGMVVGENTRENDITINLTRVKHATNVRSATKDQTVSTKKPKLLTLEEALQYAADDEYCEVTPVSIRLRKKILDKNEREKAQKKSK, encoded by the coding sequence ATGACAACTTTACGCAATGATATTAGAAATATAGCCATTATCGCCCACGTTGACCACGGAAAAACGACACTGGTCGACCAGCTGCTCAAACAGTCGGGGATCTTCCGCTCGAACGAGCATGTCGATGAGCGGGCGATGGACTCGAACGAACTGGAACGCGAACGCGGAATCACGATTCTTGCAAAGAATACAGCAATCGAATACGAAGGCACAAAAATCAACATTCTGGACACACCGGGACACGCCGACTTCGGCGGGGAAGTGGAACGGATCCTCAAGATGGTCGACGGTGTCGTGCTCGTCGTCGATGCATTCGAAGGCTGCATGCCGCAAACCCGTTTCGTCTTGAAGAAAGCCCTGGAAATCGATTTGAAGCCGATTGTCGTCGTCAATAAGATCGACCGCGAATTCGCCCGTCCGGAAGAAGTGGTCGATGAAGTGCTGGAACTGTTCATCGAACTCGATGCCAATGATGACCAGCTTGAATTCCCTGTCGTCTTCGCCTCAGGGTTCAACGGAACAGCGAGCCTGTCACCGGATCCTGCTGATCAGGAAGATACTTTGAAAGTGCTCTATGATGCAATCCTCAACAAAATTCCTGCGCCGGTCGACAACCGTGACGAGCCGCTCCAGTTCCAAGTATCGCTTCTCGATTACAGCGACTACATGGGCCGTATCGGTATCGGCCGCGTCTTCCGCGGAACAATGAAAGTCGGTCAGCAGGTAAGTGTCATGAAACGGGACGGTTCGGTCAAGAACTTCCGTGTCACGAAAATGTTCGGATTCCTCGGTCTGAAACGGATCGAGATCCAGGAAGCGTATGCGGGCGACCTGATCGCCATTTCAGGAATGGATGATCTGGATGTCGGCGAGACAGTCTGCCCAACCGATCATCAGGAAGCACTGCCGCTCCTGCATGTTGACGAACCGACACTGCAGATGAAATTCCTCGTGAATAACAGTCCGTTTGCAGGCAGGGAAGGCAAGTGGGTCACATCCCGGAAGATTGAAGAACGCCTGGAGCAGCAGCTGGAAACAGACGTATCGCTCCGAGTGGATCCTACAGATTCCCCGGATGCCTGGATCGTATCAGGCCGCGGTGAACTGCATTTGTCCATCCTCATCGAGAATATGCGGCGTGAAGGGTTCGAGCTGCAAGTATCGAAGCCGGAGGTCATCGTGAAAACGATTGACGGCCAGCGCTGTGAGCCTGTGGAGAATGTCCAGATCGACGTGCCTGAAGAGTATACCGGCGCTGTCATCGAGTCGATGGGTGAGCGGAAAGGCGAAATGCTGGACATGGTGAACAACGGAAACGGACAAGTCCGTCTGACATTCCTTGTACCGGCACGCGGCCTGATCGGGTATTCGACCGACTTCCTGACGCTGACCCGCGGCTACGGTATCCTGAACCATTCATTCGCAGAATACAAGCCGATGTCTGCAGAGAAAGTCGGCGGACGCCGCAACGGAGTGCTCGTCTCCATGGAAAACGGAAAAGTGACTGCGTACAGTATCATGCAGCTCGAAGACCGCGGCACGATGTTCGTCGAAGCGGGAACTGATATTTATGCCGGCATGGTCGTTGGCGAAAACACGCGCGAAAATGATATCACCATCAACCTGACACGTGTGAAGCACGCGACAAACGTCCGTTCCGCAACGAAGGATCAGACAGTATCGAC
- a CDS encoding YlaF family protein — protein MKNVKWVFVVYSLGAILSMFMIGIAVGVKSYLLAFAAILSLVLVMGNGFKTKKKYREQGLL, from the coding sequence TTGAAAAATGTCAAATGGGTGTTCGTCGTCTACTCCCTGGGTGCGATTCTTTCGATGTTCATGATCGGGATTGCGGTCGGCGTGAAAAGCTATCTGCTCGCTTTCGCGGCCATACTTTCCCTTGTGCTGGTCATGGGCAACGGCTTCAAAACAAAAAAGAAATACCGTGAACAAGGTCTTCTATAA
- a CDS encoding inositol monophosphatase family protein, which translates to MDWGAIDRYAKSLIKEAGHHIRYSFFTDIEVSAKSSPDDLVTNIDKEIEQFFIRRIRQDFPDHRIMGEEGFGDRIDSLDGVIWFLDPIDGTMNFIHQKRNFAISLGIYRDGIGELGYVYDVMADDLYSAARGEGAYLNDIRLLPLQEVELEQAIIGVNASWVAPNRYAEHEPMIELVNRCRGTRSYGSAALELTHVAAGRIDAYLSMRLSPWDVAGGMVIAGETGAVASNMDGEPLSLLGQETFVVANPSLHQRLLDDHLKLKK; encoded by the coding sequence ATGGACTGGGGGGCTATTGACCGTTATGCGAAATCGCTCATTAAAGAAGCGGGGCACCATATAAGATATTCATTTTTCACCGATATAGAAGTTAGTGCAAAATCCTCGCCGGACGATCTCGTGACGAATATCGACAAGGAGATCGAGCAGTTCTTCATCCGCCGCATCCGCCAGGACTTCCCTGATCACCGTATTATGGGGGAGGAGGGTTTCGGGGACCGGATCGATTCTCTGGATGGTGTCATCTGGTTCCTGGACCCGATCGACGGGACGATGAACTTCATCCATCAGAAACGGAATTTCGCCATTTCGCTCGGAATTTACCGGGACGGTATCGGAGAACTCGGGTATGTCTATGACGTCATGGCGGACGACCTGTATTCGGCAGCGCGAGGCGAAGGGGCCTATCTGAACGATATCCGGCTTCTGCCCCTGCAGGAAGTTGAGCTGGAGCAGGCGATCATTGGCGTGAATGCGAGCTGGGTCGCGCCGAACCGCTATGCGGAGCACGAACCGATGATCGAACTTGTGAACCGCTGCAGAGGGACACGCTCTTATGGCTCTGCCGCTCTTGAACTCACACACGTAGCAGCCGGGAGGATCGATGCGTACTTGTCGATGCGCCTGTCGCCATGGGATGTTGCAGGCGGAATGGTGATTGCAGGCGAAACAGGCGCCGTTGCATCCAATATGGATGGGGAGCCGCTCAGCCTCCTCGGCCAGGAGACATTCGTTGTCGCGAACCCGTCGCTGCATCAGCGGCTGCTGGATGACCATCTGAAATTGAAAAAGTGA
- a CDS encoding YktB family protein: MSKTFWTEMDFTVFELPGLEARMSALQNQIQPKFAMLGDRYAPILSAWGKGEFFAHIAKHARRTVNPPSDSWVAFAPAKRGYKALPHFQIGLWKTHLFIILAVIYENPDKKGISERLQNDIKLLTALPSDYIVSGDHMKPDAQMIGEVGEEGIRKLLERLNDVKKAEFLVGRHLKREEAARMTEEEFLAYADETFETLLPVYEKVAGQ, from the coding sequence TTGTCGAAAACCTTCTGGACGGAGATGGATTTTACCGTATTCGAATTACCCGGACTGGAGGCACGCATGAGTGCGCTGCAAAACCAGATCCAGCCGAAGTTCGCCATGCTCGGCGACCGGTATGCGCCGATTCTTTCGGCGTGGGGAAAAGGGGAATTCTTCGCTCATATTGCAAAACACGCCCGGCGCACGGTGAATCCGCCGTCGGACAGCTGGGTCGCTTTCGCACCTGCAAAACGGGGCTACAAGGCGCTTCCGCACTTCCAGATCGGCCTGTGGAAGACCCATCTGTTCATCATACTGGCGGTCATTTATGAGAACCCTGACAAAAAAGGGATTTCCGAGCGCCTGCAGAACGATATAAAGCTGCTGACCGCGCTCCCTTCGGATTATATCGTCTCAGGGGATCATATGAAGCCTGACGCCCAAATGATCGGGGAAGTGGGCGAAGAAGGGATCCGCAAGCTCTTGGAACGGCTGAACGATGTCAAGAAGGCCGAATTCCTCGTCGGGCGTCATCTGAAGCGTGAGGAAGCTGCCCGGATGACCGAAGAGGAATTCCTGGCATATGCAGACGAGACATTCGAAACACTCCTGCCCGTATATGAGAAGGTCGCCGGGCAATAA
- a CDS encoding UPF0223 family protein, producing MEYSYPIRADWSTEEIVMVTEFFNAIEQAFENGITRRDLLQAYNAFKKVVPSMAEEKTLFREFKEVTGYESYKAVKPAKEGADGDLIKVGAI from the coding sequence ATGGAATACAGCTATCCGATACGGGCCGACTGGTCGACAGAGGAGATTGTGATGGTCACCGAGTTTTTCAATGCGATTGAACAAGCATTCGAGAACGGAATCACGCGAAGGGACCTCCTGCAAGCGTATAATGCGTTTAAAAAAGTCGTTCCGTCCATGGCGGAAGAGAAAACGCTTTTCAGGGAGTTCAAGGAAGTGACCGGTTACGAGAGCTACAAAGCCGTGAAACCGGCCAAGGAAGGCGCCGACGGGGACCTCATCAAAGTCGGAGCAATCTGA
- the lpdA gene encoding dihydrolipoyl dehydrogenase has protein sequence MVVGDFPIETDTLVVGSGPGGYVAAIRAAQLGQKVTIVEKNTIGGVCLNVGCIPSKALISVGHRFVHAQGSDDMGITASDVKLDFSKAMAFKESVVKKLTGGVEGLLKGNQVEIVQGEAYFSDANTVRVMDEKSAQTYKFKNAIIATGARPVEIPNFKFSERIINSTGALALKELPKKLVVIGGGYIGTELGSAYANLGSEVTIIEGADDILSGFEKQMTQLVKKDLKKKGVEVVVKATAKGAEETDSGVKVTYEAKGEEKTVEADYVLVTVGRRPNTDEMGLEELGLKFEDKGLLSVDKQSRTSIPNIYAIGDIVPGLQLAHKASYEGKIAAEAIDGQKSEVDYLAIPAVCFTDPELATVGLNEKQAKDEGYEVAVGKFPFAANGRALSLNATDGFVKLVARKEDGLLLGAQIAGENASDMIAEMAIAIESGMTLEDVSMTIHAHPTLGEIAMEAAEVALGKPIHILSK, from the coding sequence ATGGTAGTAGGAGACTTTCCAATTGAAACAGATACGCTCGTAGTCGGTTCAGGTCCCGGAGGATACGTTGCAGCGATCCGCGCAGCACAGCTCGGCCAGAAAGTGACGATCGTCGAGAAGAATACAATCGGCGGCGTCTGCCTGAATGTGGGATGCATTCCGTCGAAAGCACTCATCTCAGTCGGACACCGCTTCGTGCACGCGCAAGGATCCGATGACATGGGGATCACAGCATCAGACGTCAAGCTCGACTTCAGCAAAGCGATGGCATTCAAAGAGAGCGTCGTGAAGAAGCTCACCGGCGGTGTTGAAGGCCTTCTGAAAGGGAACCAAGTCGAAATCGTCCAGGGGGAAGCCTACTTCTCTGATGCGAATACAGTCCGTGTGATGGACGAAAAATCCGCACAGACGTATAAATTCAAAAATGCGATCATCGCAACAGGCGCACGTCCTGTCGAAATCCCGAACTTCAAATTCTCCGAGCGCATCATCAACTCGACAGGTGCACTCGCATTGAAAGAGCTGCCGAAGAAACTCGTCGTCATCGGCGGAGGCTACATCGGTACGGAGCTCGGTTCCGCCTATGCGAACCTCGGGTCGGAAGTGACGATCATCGAAGGTGCGGACGACATCCTGTCCGGCTTCGAGAAGCAGATGACGCAGCTTGTGAAAAAAGACCTGAAGAAAAAAGGCGTCGAAGTCGTCGTGAAAGCGACTGCCAAAGGTGCTGAAGAGACGGACAGCGGTGTCAAAGTGACATATGAGGCAAAAGGCGAAGAAAAGACTGTCGAAGCGGACTATGTACTTGTGACTGTCGGGCGCCGTCCGAACACTGATGAAATGGGCCTGGAAGAGCTTGGCCTCAAGTTTGAAGACAAAGGCCTTCTCAGCGTCGACAAGCAGAGCCGTACGAGCATCCCGAACATTTACGCGATCGGTGATATCGTGCCGGGCCTCCAGCTTGCACACAAAGCTTCCTATGAAGGGAAAATCGCTGCGGAAGCGATCGATGGACAAAAATCGGAAGTGGACTACCTGGCAATCCCGGCTGTCTGTTTCACAGATCCTGAGCTTGCAACAGTCGGCCTGAATGAGAAACAGGCAAAAGACGAAGGTTATGAAGTAGCAGTCGGTAAGTTCCCGTTCGCAGCAAACGGCCGTGCGCTTTCCCTGAACGCAACTGATGGTTTCGTGAAACTCGTTGCACGCAAGGAAGACGGCCTCCTGCTTGGGGCTCAGATTGCAGGTGAGAATGCATCTGACATGATCGCTGAAATGGCGATCGCTATCGAAAGCGGCATGACACTGGAGGATGTTTCGATGACCATCCATGCACACCCGACACTCGGGGAGATCGCAATGGAAGCAGCCGAAGTGGCGCTTGGCAAACCGATCCATATCCTTTCGAAATAA
- a CDS encoding dihydrolipoamide acetyltransferase family protein, which yields MAYHFRLPDIGEGIHEGEIVKWFVSKGDTINEDDTLLEVQNDKSVVEIPSPVSGTIEEILVQEGTVAVVGDKLIRIDSPDHEDAEDDEAPAEQPEEKKEETEAQVQSVAEAGQKIDKEEAPQQEAGKGEDTTPAAGSGNADPNRRVIAMPSVRKFAREEGVDIRQVSGSGKNGRVMKEDIEAFKQGGGKPQAEQPVAEEASGASAEAAQTAETKPAEQAIPEGDFPETREKLSGIRKAIAKAMVNSKHTAPHVTLLDEVDVTELVAHRKKFKEIAAEQDIKLTYLPYVVKALVSTLRKFPELNTSLDDAADELIYKHYFNIGIAADTDRGLLVPVIKHADRKSMFAISKEISELGGKARDGKLSPAEMKGASCSITNIGSAGGQWFTPIINHPEVAILGIGRISEKPVVKNGEIVAAPMLALSLVFDHRVIDGATGQQALNHIKHLLGNPELLLMEA from the coding sequence GTGGCATATCATTTTCGCTTACCAGATATCGGAGAAGGAATTCACGAAGGCGAAATCGTAAAATGGTTCGTTTCCAAAGGGGACACCATCAACGAAGACGATACATTGCTTGAAGTGCAGAACGACAAATCAGTTGTGGAAATCCCATCCCCGGTCTCCGGGACAATAGAGGAAATCCTCGTCCAGGAAGGGACGGTCGCTGTCGTAGGGGACAAGCTGATCCGTATCGACTCCCCGGATCACGAAGACGCAGAAGATGACGAAGCTCCGGCAGAACAGCCGGAGGAAAAGAAGGAAGAAACGGAAGCGCAAGTCCAGTCCGTGGCTGAAGCCGGCCAGAAAATCGATAAGGAAGAGGCTCCTCAGCAAGAGGCAGGTAAGGGTGAAGATACGACGCCTGCAGCGGGTTCCGGTAATGCAGATCCGAACCGCCGGGTGATCGCGATGCCGTCCGTCCGTAAATTCGCACGGGAAGAGGGCGTCGACATCCGCCAGGTATCGGGGTCAGGCAAAAACGGCCGCGTAATGAAAGAAGACATCGAGGCATTCAAACAGGGCGGAGGCAAGCCGCAGGCGGAACAGCCGGTGGCAGAGGAAGCATCCGGAGCTTCTGCTGAAGCAGCACAAACAGCAGAAACGAAACCTGCAGAACAGGCGATCCCTGAAGGGGACTTCCCTGAAACCCGTGAGAAACTGTCCGGTATCCGGAAGGCGATCGCAAAAGCGATGGTAAATTCGAAGCATACAGCGCCGCATGTCACATTGCTCGACGAAGTCGACGTGACCGAGCTTGTAGCACACCGCAAGAAGTTCAAGGAAATCGCAGCGGAGCAGGACATCAAGCTGACGTACTTGCCGTATGTCGTGAAAGCACTCGTCTCGACACTGCGCAAATTCCCGGAACTCAATACGTCGCTCGACGATGCTGCGGATGAACTGATCTACAAGCATTACTTCAATATTGGTATCGCGGCGGATACGGACCGCGGACTCCTTGTGCCGGTCATCAAGCATGCTGACCGCAAATCGATGTTCGCGATTTCGAAAGAGATTTCGGAACTCGGCGGAAAAGCGCGTGACGGCAAGCTGTCACCAGCGGAGATGAAAGGCGCGTCATGCTCGATCACGAATATCGGATCGGCCGGCGGTCAGTGGTTCACTCCGATCATCAACCATCCGGAAGTCGCGATTCTCGGCATCGGCCGTATTTCCGAAAAACCGGTCGTCAAAAATGGTGAAATCGTTGCTGCACCTATGTTAGCATTATCATTAGTGTTTGATCATCGGGTGATCGATGGTGCAACAGGCCAGCAGGCGCTCAACCATATTAAGCACTTACTCGGAAATCCAGAACTTTTATTAATGGAGGCGTAA
- a CDS encoding alpha-ketoacid dehydrogenase subunit beta produces MAQMTMIQAITDAMRTELKNDENVLVFGEDVGKNGGVFRATEGLQKEFGEERVFDTPLAESGIGGLAIGLSLTGFRPVMEIQFFGFLFEVIDSVSGQAARQSFRTAGKLNAPITIRSPFGGGVATPEMHADSLEGIVASQPGIKVVIPSTPYDAKGLLISAIKDENPVVFLEHMKLYRSFRQEVPEEEYTIPLGKADVKREGSDITIIAYGAMVQESLKAAEALEKDGHSAEVVDLRTVQPLDVETIIASVEKTNRAIVVQEAQRQAGIAANVVSEIMERAVLSLEAPVLRVTAPDTVYPFAQGENTWLPNAADITETAKKVLDF; encoded by the coding sequence ATGGCACAAATGACGATGATCCAAGCAATTACCGATGCAATGCGCACGGAATTGAAGAATGATGAAAACGTGCTCGTATTCGGTGAGGACGTCGGGAAAAACGGAGGCGTTTTCCGCGCGACAGAAGGTCTCCAGAAAGAATTCGGCGAAGAGCGTGTATTCGATACACCGCTTGCGGAATCCGGAATCGGCGGCCTGGCGATCGGTCTGTCCCTCACAGGCTTCCGTCCGGTCATGGAGATCCAGTTCTTCGGCTTCCTGTTCGAAGTCATCGACTCGGTCAGCGGTCAGGCTGCACGGCAGAGTTTCCGTACTGCAGGCAAGCTGAACGCGCCGATCACAATCCGTTCACCATTCGGCGGCGGCGTAGCGACACCTGAAATGCATGCAGACAGTCTCGAAGGGATCGTTGCGTCCCAGCCGGGCATCAAAGTCGTCATCCCGTCGACTCCGTATGATGCGAAAGGCCTGCTGATCTCAGCTATCAAAGACGAAAACCCGGTCGTGTTCCTGGAGCACATGAAACTGTACCGTTCGTTCCGTCAGGAGGTCCCTGAAGAGGAATACACGATTCCCCTTGGCAAGGCAGACGTGAAGCGGGAAGGGTCGGATATTACGATCATCGCTTACGGTGCGATGGTGCAAGAGAGCCTGAAAGCTGCAGAAGCGCTTGAAAAGGATGGCCACTCAGCGGAAGTGGTCGACCTGCGCACAGTCCAGCCGCTCGACGTGGAGACGATCATTGCCTCCGTTGAAAAGACGAACCGCGCCATCGTCGTGCAGGAAGCGCAACGCCAGGCAGGAATCGCCGCAAACGTCGTTTCGGAAATCATGGAGCGCGCTGTCCTCAGCCTGGAAGCGCCTGTCCTCCGTGTGACTGCGCCGGATACGGTCTACCCATTCGCACAAGGTGAGAACACTTGGCTGCCGAATGCTGCCGACATCACTGAAACAGCCAAGAAAGTCCTGGACTTCTAA
- the pdhA gene encoding pyruvate dehydrogenase (acetyl-transferring) E1 component subunit alpha: MAAKKNAQFDPVNTLHEIEEKFDMFQILNEDGKIVNEEADPKLSDEELTELMERMVYTRILDQRSIALNRQGRLGFYAPTAGQEASQLASHYALEKDDFILPGYRDVPQLIFHGLPLHMAFLWSRGHYLGSDLAEGLNIFPPQIIIGAQYVQAAGVALGLQKRGKKNVVMTYTGDGGTSQGDFYEGINFAGAFRSPAIFVVQNNQYAISTPRSVQTAAKTLAQKGIAAGIPSILVDGMDPLAVYAATKDARERALNGDGPTLIETMCYRYGPHTMAGDDPTRYRTSDIDSEWEKRDPIVRFRTYLEAKNLWSEEKENEVIERAKQEIKDAIKQADQAPKQKVTDFLKIMYKGDMPYNVKEQFDIYTEKESK, from the coding sequence ATGGCTGCAAAAAAGAACGCGCAGTTCGATCCAGTGAATACGCTTCATGAGATCGAAGAGAAGTTTGACATGTTCCAGATTCTGAACGAAGACGGGAAGATCGTGAATGAAGAGGCAGATCCGAAACTGTCGGATGAAGAATTGACGGAGCTCATGGAACGCATGGTATATACGCGGATCCTGGATCAGCGGTCCATTGCGCTGAACCGCCAGGGCCGTCTCGGCTTCTATGCACCGACTGCAGGACAGGAAGCGTCTCAGCTGGCTTCCCATTATGCACTGGAAAAAGATGATTTCATCCTCCCGGGATACCGGGATGTTCCGCAGCTGATCTTCCACGGTCTGCCGCTTCACATGGCATTCCTCTGGTCGCGCGGACATTACCTCGGCAGCGACCTCGCTGAAGGGCTGAACATCTTCCCGCCGCAGATCATCATCGGAGCTCAATATGTCCAGGCTGCCGGAGTGGCACTCGGACTGCAGAAACGCGGCAAGAAGAATGTTGTCATGACATACACAGGGGACGGCGGTACGTCACAAGGGGACTTCTATGAAGGTATCAACTTCGCAGGTGCATTCCGATCCCCGGCAATCTTCGTCGTGCAGAATAACCAGTATGCCATCTCGACACCCCGCTCTGTCCAGACAGCGGCGAAAACGCTTGCACAAAAAGGGATCGCAGCCGGTATTCCAAGCATCCTCGTGGACGGCATGGATCCGCTCGCGGTCTACGCAGCGACGAAAGATGCCCGTGAACGTGCACTCAACGGAGACGGACCGACACTGATCGAAACTATGTGCTACCGGTACGGACCGCATACGATGGCGGGAGATGATCCGACACGCTACCGTACATCCGATATCGACAGCGAATGGGAAAAGCGTGATCCGATCGTCCGGTTCCGCACGTATCTTGAAGCGAAGAACCTGTGGAGCGAAGAAAAAGAGAACGAAGTGATCGAACGGGCGAAACAGGAGATCAAAGACGCGATCAAACAGGCCGATCAGGCGCCGAAACAGAAAGTGACGGACTTCCTGAAGATTATGTACAAAGGCGATATGCCATATAATGTGAAAGAACAGTTTGACATCTACACAGAAAAGGAGTCGAAATAA
- a CDS encoding YkyA family protein, translating to MRKVFLFLPIWLMLMAGCTPDKDQFQHGLDSILEDVQNQEKDIADIDNQLKDLEKKEQALFSKTVELNIEDREALESNVLRLRTLLDEREDLLDDEDKAILAAQEASEQLRDLPQSETEKGTQAAADLKAALEKRYDLHHQVAVTYRELLEKQREVYDLLIDENVKRVQLEESVAEVNEQRGKLTDTIRVFNQSTQEVNSALEETQKTEE from the coding sequence TTGCGGAAAGTATTCTTGTTTCTGCCGATCTGGCTGATGCTCATGGCAGGCTGTACGCCTGATAAGGACCAATTCCAGCATGGGCTAGACAGTATCCTGGAAGACGTGCAAAACCAGGAGAAAGATATTGCGGACATCGACAATCAGCTGAAAGACCTTGAAAAGAAGGAGCAGGCGCTGTTCAGCAAGACAGTCGAACTGAATATCGAGGACAGGGAGGCACTGGAAAGCAATGTATTGAGACTCCGTACGCTGCTGGACGAACGTGAAGACCTGCTCGATGACGAAGACAAAGCAATTCTTGCCGCACAGGAAGCATCGGAACAGCTGCGGGATCTGCCACAATCGGAAACCGAGAAAGGCACGCAGGCAGCTGCAGATTTAAAGGCAGCTTTGGAAAAACGGTATGACCTGCATCACCAAGTCGCAGTCACCTACAGGGAACTTCTCGAAAAACAAAGGGAAGTCTATGATCTGCTGATTGATGAAAATGTAAAACGGGTACAGCTGGAAGAGTCTGTCGCCGAAGTGAATGAACAGCGGGGAAAGCTTACGGACACCATTCGTGTCTTCAACCAGTCGACCCAGGAAGTGAACAGCGCCCTTGAAGAAACCCAGAAGACAGAAGAGTGA
- the def gene encoding peptide deformylase, which yields MILMEDIIREGHPALRQRAEEVTFPLSAEDKQLAADLHEYVVNSQDDEISEKYGLRAGIGLAAPQVNRSKRIFALHIESDEEKGISLIAINPRIVSHSVEKTYLSTGEGCLSVDRDVEGYVPRYARITVKAFDTEGKEYKKRLKGLPAIAFQHELDHLNGVMFYDHIDPRDPYKPIPDATPFER from the coding sequence ATGATCTTAATGGAAGATATTATACGGGAAGGCCATCCTGCACTGCGGCAGCGTGCAGAGGAAGTAACATTCCCCCTATCTGCGGAGGACAAACAGCTCGCGGCTGATCTGCATGAGTATGTCGTCAACAGTCAAGATGATGAAATCTCGGAGAAGTACGGGCTGCGCGCCGGCATCGGATTGGCCGCCCCGCAAGTGAATAGATCGAAACGGATTTTCGCACTCCATATCGAATCGGACGAGGAAAAAGGCATCAGCCTGATCGCCATCAACCCGCGGATTGTCAGCCATTCCGTTGAAAAGACCTATCTATCGACCGGCGAAGGCTGCCTGTCGGTCGACCGTGACGTGGAAGGGTATGTCCCCCGGTATGCCCGGATTACAGTAAAAGCATTCGATACGGAGGGCAAGGAATACAAAAAGCGTCTGAAAGGTCTCCCGGCAATCGCTTTCCAGCATGAGCTGGATCATCTGAACGGTGTCATGTTCTATGATCATATCGATCCGAGAGATCCTTATAAACCTATTCCAGATGCCACCCCATTCGAACGGTGA
- a CDS encoding DNA-dependent RNA polymerase subunit epsilon has translation MIFKVYYQDSKTQVPVRENTKTLYVEAETQREVRQKLQDRNYNIEFIQQLEGEHLEYEQASAHFELEQV, from the coding sequence ATGATTTTTAAAGTTTATTATCAAGACAGCAAGACGCAAGTGCCGGTCCGCGAAAACACGAAAACACTTTACGTAGAAGCCGAAACGCAGCGGGAAGTGCGTCAGAAGCTGCAAGACCGCAACTACAACATCGAATTCATCCAGCAGCTTGAAGGGGAGCATCTCGAGTATGAACAGGCTTCCGCGCACTTCGAGCTCGAGCAGGTGTAA